One region of Oryza sativa Japonica Group chromosome 10, ASM3414082v1 genomic DNA includes:
- the LOC107277669 gene encoding wall-associated receptor kinase 2 translates to MSLRQKNVVMSSTTPLIIALVLQQLLLLMAPSAVVGGTTIAGCPGNCGGVGIPYPFGIGAGCFRRGFEIICKNDAPFLAGSGADLIPISNLSFNPPEARVTLPIGWQCFNSSDKVDVYHDPNVDFNRDGMYRISHTRNHFVVLGCNALAYVGSQHRPGVVGSDDYDHVSYTGCLCYCNDSSSAVSGNCDGVGCCQVNIPPDITDNMVSFYSSSHKRNLNFSPCDYAFLVEKDNYTFSTADLRMDKNRTMPVRLDWAIRDNLTCSQARKTAAQVSGYACVSDNSDCHDSTNGPGYVCKCNKGYEGNPYIPNGCIDIDECQLPNTCYGRCRNKPGSFECWCPKGHSSADPFKERCTPNFPLPAQIVVGVLGGLFIIALLVFIALLRREKRKTKEFFEKNGGPILEKVNNIKLFKKEDLKPILKNANVIGKGGFGEVYKGHIGNNNQLVAVKKPINVNLAKKDQFANEVIIQSRVIHKNIVKLIGCCLEVDIPILVYEFVSKGSLEDVLHGSNRLPLNLDQRLQIAAESAEGLAYMHSKTSTTILHGDVKPANILLNDDLLPKISDFGISRLLAMDNDHTMSVIGDMSYMDPVYFQTGLLTNKSDVYSFGVVLLELITRKKASHSDKNSLLRNFLDAYTSGKTVTEFVDEEIAAANDHELLVNLAGMVAQCLNLEVDQRPEMTDIAERLHYMAKRARSN, encoded by the exons ATGTCTTTACGTCAAAAGAACGTAGTCATGTCGTCGACAACGCCATTGATCATCGCCTTAGTattgcagcagctgctgctgctaatgGCGCCGTCGGCTGTTGTTGGTGGGACCACGATAGCCGGTTGCCCGGGCAACTGCGGCGGCGTGGGCATCCCTTACCCGTTCGGCATCGGCGCCGGCTGCTTCCGGCGAGGCTTCGAGATCATCTGCAAAAATGATGCGCCGTTcctcgccggcagcggcgccgaTCTCATCCCGATCAGCAATCTCTCCTTCAACCCGCCGGAGGCCCGCGTGACGCTGCCCATCGGGTGGCAGTGCTTCAACTCCTCCGACAAGGTGGACGTCTACCATGACCCCAACGTGGATTTCAACCGGGACGGTATGTACCGCATCTCACACACCCGCAACCACTTCGTCGTCCTCGGCTGCAACGCGCTGGCCTATGTCGGGAGCCAGCACCGGCCCGGTGTCGTGGGCAGTGACGACTACGACCACGTCTCGTACACCGGCTGCCTGTGCTACTGCAACGATTCCAGCAGCGCGGTGAGCGGCAACTGCGACGGCGTCGGCTGCTGCCAAGTAAACATCCCGCCGGACATCACGGACAACATGGTGAGTTTCTATTCCAGCTCCCATAAGAGAAACCTCAACTTCAGCCCCTGCGACTACGCCTTCCTGGTGGAGAAGGACAACTACACCTTCAGCACCGCCGACCTGAGGATGGACAAGAACCGGACCATGCCGGTGAGGCTGGACTGGGCTATCCGCGACAACCTTACGTGCAGCCAggcgaggaagacggcggcgcaggtCAGCGGCTACGCCTGCGTCAGCGACAACAGCGACTGTCATGACTCGACCAACGGACCAGGATACGTTTGTAAATGCAATAAGGGATATGAGGGCAATCCCTATATCCCCAATGGTTGCATCG ATATTGATGAGTGTCAACTCCCGAACACTTGCTATGGTCGCTGCCGGAACAAGCCGGGTTCCTTTGAATGCTGGTGTCCCAAGGGTCATTCCAGTGCTGATCCATTCAAGGAACGGTGCACCCCAAATTTTCCTCTCCCTGCACAGATCGTAGTAG GTGTGCTAGGTGGTCTTTTCATCATAGCATTATTGGTATTCATTGCACTTCTTCgtagagagaaaagaaaaacgaaaGAATTTTTTGAAAAGAATGGAGGCCCTATATTGGAAAAGGTCAATAATATCAAGCTTTTCAAAAAGGAGGATCTTAAGCCAATATTGAAAAATGCCAATGTCATTGGAAAGGGTGGCTTCGGTGAGGTCTACAAGGGGCATATTGGAAATAATAATCAGTTAGTTGCGGTGAAGAAGCCCATTAATGTTAATTTAGCAAAAAAAGACCAATTTGCAAATGAAGTCATCATTCAATCTCGAGTCATTCACAAGAACATTGTCAAGCTCATTGGTTGTTGTCTAGAGGTTGATATCCCAATTTTGGTCTATGAGTTTGTCTCCAAAGGTAGCCTCGAAGACGTTCTCCATGGCAGCAACAGACTGCCTCTCAATTTGGATCAACGGTTGCAGATTGCTGCCGAATCAGCAGAAGGTCTAGCTTATATGCATTCAAAAACAAGCACTACGATCCTGCATGGTGATGTAAAACCAGCTAATATACTTTTAAATGATGACCTTCTACCAAAGATCTCCGACTTCGGTATATCAAGGTTGCTTGCCATGGATAATGACCACACAATGTCTGTCATTGGTGATATGAGTTATATGGATCCAGTGTATTTTCAGACAGGTCTTCTAACCAACAAGAGCGATGTTTATAGTTTTGGAGTTGTTCTCTTGGAGCTCATTACAAGGAAGAAGGCCTCACACTCCGACAAAAATAGCTTACTTCGGAATTTTCTTGATGCTTACACAAGTGGGAAGACAGTGACGGAGTTTGTTGATGAGGAAATTGCAGCGGCAAATGATCATGAGCTTCTTGTTAATCTAGCAGGCATGGTTGCGCAATGTCTAAATCTTGAGGTGGATCAAAGACCAGAAATGACAGATATAGCGGAGCGTCTTCACTACATGGCTAAGAGAGCTCGTAGTAATTAA
- the LOC136353709 gene encoding uncharacterized protein, which produces MADRDDEQILLDTIAEGSSQYWVDDEGNEDPIQYLNEEGNDEGNQEANQEGTEEGTDSQPSAGQKRPRGKRGPAKKLEGRHIVTEIAPDGEPVAPAGIGRKFVNHCGWVVRDNVPISIVYWRRTRSRVDEDSFLPDTEKDMLWTTMLETFTIPKADRPRCKEWTLKKMAELFQSYKSDLYKRYILKGLTPDFNMHNKLRDYWDAFVAYKTGVQGQAQIEKNKANAAKKKYHHRLGSGGYGKAIPKWDKLEADLIARGIEPATANWPERSRNWFYAHGGSLNPGDGSLIFGDEIRDAARQLADAIEASTQGTFRPDREKDELTLALQNPEHPGRTRGKGVLPWKYGFKEDIHTYRSRMRSKRDTEAKIVDLEYRVSTYEAKMQEEVTRQVDQRLAEQRGMERQAPVMVEIELVERTYEDLELDIPGGDGEKKLGDTAHAIILWCKKYIVFPGQERPPAPPSPLQAQSAPPSPPRQSPPAPSPAPPPPPRAPAAKSAPSGPRATTPLRAPAAKSTPSRSHPYEPTQSRPKKKARSDEPRLPALKKRAYDLTLEELDEAVRAEVREQLKPRSPEKKIPIAPEVQDHFIKMAELGKPVEVSDYDRTLKKALKAKPSAVKCGKEVPQLGQQPRQEVEPLVVEPAQLEICNFLKDTGLSMEQLLEDAPIETAPVMYTFKLGEPLVMPDKIRELPTQMYRFHQWYMDKSAMGREMFGARVRNSDYYQGEDVIWIRYKEVFDLYHLKALDVSILSAWTL; this is translated from the exons ATGGCAGACCGCGATGACGAACAAATCCTGTTAGACACGATCGCAGAGGGCAGCAGTCAGTACTGGGTGGATGatgaggggaacgaggatcccaTCCAATACCTGAACGAGGAGGGCAACGATGAGGGTAATCAGGAGGCTAACCAGGAGGGCACCGAGGAGGGGACTGATAGTCAACCGTCGGCCGGACAGAAGAGGCCACGCGGGAAAAGAGGTcccgcgaagaagcttgagggaaGGCACATCGTTACTGAGATTGCCCCAGACGGTGAACCAGTAGCCCCGGCGGGTATAGGACGAAAGTTTGTGAATCATTGTGGTTGGGTCGTGAGAGACAACGTCCCCATCAGCATAGTGTACTGGCGTCGAACTAGGTCACGCGTGGATGAAGATAGCTTTCTCCCTGACACAGAGAAGGACATGTTGTGGACCACCATGCTGGAGACATTCACGATCCCTAAGGCAGATCGTCCCAGATGCAAAGAATGGAccctgaagaaaatggcagaactaTTTCAGAGCTACAAATCAGATCTGTACAAGAGATACATCCTCAAGGGCTTGACACCTGATTTCAACATGCATAACAAGCTTAGGGATTACTGGGATGCGTTTGTGGCATACAAGACTGGAGTGCAAGGGCAAGCACAGATAGAAAAGAACAAAGCCAATGCAGCTAAGAAGAAATACCATCACCGGCTTGGGTCAGGCGGATATGGAAAGGCAATCCCCAAGTGGGACAAGTTGGAAGCTGACTTGATAGCAAGGGGTATCGAGCCGGCCACGGCTAATTGGCCTGAGCGATCGAGGAACTGGTTCTATGCACACGGTGGATCGCTCAATCCAGGTGATGGCTCCCTCATATTCGGCGATGAGATTCGAGATGCAGCACGCCAACTTGCGGATGCAATTGAAGCCTCTACGCAGGGGACTTTCCggcccgacagagagaaggacgagctcaCCCTTGCACTACAGAATCctgagcatccaggacgaacgcGAGGAAAAGGCGTCCTTCCTTGGAAATATGGATTCaaagaggacatccacacgtataggagtcggatgaggagcaagagggaTACAGAGGCTAAGATCGtcgatcttgagtacagggtgtCCACCTACGAGGCAAagatgcaagaggaggtgacaAGACAGGTGGACCAACGCCTGGCCGAGCAGCGCGGAATGGAAAGACAAGCGCCCGTCATG GTCGAGATAGAGCTGGTGGAACGAACCTACGAGGATCTCGAGCTTGACATCCccggaggagatggggagaagAAACTTGGAGACACAGCCCACGCTATCATACTCTGGTGTAAGAAGTACATCGTGTTTCCCGGGCAAGAACGGCCGCccgctcctccttccccgcTGCAAGCACAGTCTGCTCCGCCATCACCGCCTCGTCAGTCTCCTCCGGCTCCTTCccctgcaccaccacctcctccgcgtgCACCAGCTGCCAAGTCTGCACCGTCAGGCCCGCGGGCAACTACTCCTCTGCGTGCACCTGCTGCCAAGTCTACACCGTCAAGGTCCCACCCATATGAACCCACACAATCAAGGCCGAAGAAGAAAGCCAGATCTGACGAGCCACGGCTCCCCGCTCTCAAGAAAAGGGCGTACGACTTGACTCTAGAGGAGCTCGATGAAGCCGTTAGAGCGGAAGTTAGGGAGCAGTTGAAGCCACGTAGTCCGGAAAAGAAGATCCCTATAGCCCCGGAGGTTCAGGATCACTTTATTAAGATGGCCGAACTGGGCAAACCGGTCGAAGTTTCTGACTATGATCGAACATTGAAGAAGGCTCTTAAAGCCAAGCCTTCAGCAGTGAAGTGCGGAAAGGAAGTCCCTCAGCTGGGGCAACAGCCACGACAAGAGGTTGAACCGTTAGTCGTAGAACCGGCACAACTAGAGATATGCAACTTCCTGAAAGATACGGGACTGAGTATGGAGCAGTTGCTAGAGGACGCACCTATCGAAACGGCTCCGGTCATGTACACGTTTAAACTCGGTGAACCGCTAGTCATGCCTGATAAGATCAGAGAGCTACCTACACAAATGTACCGGTTCCATCAATGGTACATGGACAAATCAGCGatgggtagagagatgttcggagctAGGGTGCGAAACTCAGATTATTACCAAGGAGAAGATGTTATTTGGATCCGCTACAAAGAAGTCTTCGACTTATACCACCTGAaggccctcgacgtctctattctCAGCGCGTGGACTTTGTAA